One genomic region from Skermania piniformis encodes:
- a CDS encoding transglutaminase domain-containing protein produces MTLECTQPTPMILTLHVHDTRVPDLVRADHLTFDPPVPVTDYRDGFGNRCSRIVAPPGALRISADAVVDDSGRADVIADHAKQLPVPDLPEETLVFLLGSRYCDTDLLSQTAWDLFGDGPTGWALVQSICDYVHDHITFDYQCASSTRTARGAFDERVGVCRDYAHLAIAFCRAMNVPARYCNGYLADIGTASSDPRDFHAWLEAFLGGQWYVFDPRNKTPRIGRVLIARGRDAADVAMVNSFGSILLTEFVVRSEEVAEAAG; encoded by the coding sequence ATGACCCTGGAGTGCACGCAGCCCACTCCGATGATCCTCACGCTCCATGTGCATGACACCCGCGTCCCGGACCTCGTCCGGGCCGACCATCTGACGTTCGATCCGCCGGTGCCGGTCACCGACTACCGCGACGGCTTCGGAAACCGGTGCAGCCGCATCGTCGCCCCGCCCGGCGCCCTTCGCATCTCCGCCGACGCGGTGGTCGACGACAGCGGCCGCGCCGACGTGATCGCCGACCACGCGAAGCAACTCCCGGTACCCGATCTGCCCGAGGAGACGCTGGTATTCCTGTTGGGCAGCCGATACTGCGACACCGATCTCCTGTCCCAGACGGCGTGGGATCTGTTCGGCGACGGACCGACGGGCTGGGCGCTGGTGCAATCGATCTGCGACTACGTGCACGACCACATCACCTTCGACTACCAGTGCGCGAGCAGCACCCGCACCGCGCGAGGCGCTTTCGACGAACGGGTGGGCGTCTGTCGGGACTACGCCCACCTGGCCATCGCCTTCTGCCGGGCGATGAATGTCCCCGCGCGGTACTGCAACGGCTACCTCGCCGACATCGGTACGGCCAGTTCGGATCCGCGGGATTTCCATGCCTGGTTGGAAGCTTTCCTGGGCGGGCAGTGGTACGTGTTCGACCCACGTAACAAGACCCCACGGATCGGCCGGGTGCTGATCGCCCGGGGCCGCGACGCCGCCGATGTCGCCATGGTGAACTCGTTCGGATCGATCTTGCTCACCGAATTCGTCGTCCGGTCCGAAGAGGTCGCCGAGGCTGCCGGGTAG
- a CDS encoding alpha/beta hydrolase domain-containing protein, translating into MAVAVTLLTGGNGPLLASATTGPDLAAAGYLEREYLVEGVAGNYRMVGPQSPDGRVEYEKGSETSPFATRAIVRRPAEAARSNGTLVVEWLNVSGGQDAGPGYTYLAAELVRGGYTWVGVSAQYAGVMGGAAAVPLSDGEPAESRGGPAAFDPVRYQRLHHPGDAYSYDIFSSVARGLRDPAGPLGDLPITRVVATGESQSAVALCSYHNGIQPLTDLFDAFLIHSRGGAVAPLGEPGRALTIDEVLDGPPTRLRDDLTVPTVVVQTETDLFGRLAYLPARQADSTWLRVWEIAGTAHADKFQIGEFEPILGCPRPVNRGQQVFVLRAALRALDRWVSDGTAAPSAPCLDIATGDGEPEFARDEWGNVTGGVRTPAVDVPTTTLSGLPAPDASLICSLFGSTEPIAAQRLRARYGSADAYLRQYAAATDAMIAAGFALVEDRDELLGQAEPAALDG; encoded by the coding sequence ATGGCCGTTGCCGTGACGTTGTTGACCGGCGGTAACGGGCCACTGCTCGCCTCCGCGACCACCGGGCCGGATCTGGCCGCAGCAGGCTATCTCGAACGGGAGTACCTCGTCGAGGGTGTCGCAGGCAACTACCGGATGGTCGGCCCGCAGTCGCCCGACGGTCGAGTCGAGTACGAAAAAGGAAGCGAGACATCCCCGTTCGCCACCCGCGCGATCGTCCGTCGGCCGGCCGAAGCGGCCCGGAGCAACGGCACGCTGGTCGTCGAGTGGCTCAACGTGAGCGGCGGGCAGGATGCCGGACCGGGCTACACCTACCTCGCCGCGGAGCTGGTGCGCGGTGGCTACACCTGGGTGGGGGTATCGGCGCAGTACGCCGGGGTGATGGGCGGCGCGGCAGCCGTGCCGTTGAGCGACGGCGAGCCCGCCGAGTCCCGCGGTGGGCCGGCCGCGTTCGACCCGGTTCGATATCAGCGGCTGCACCACCCCGGGGACGCCTACAGCTACGACATTTTCAGTTCGGTTGCCCGCGGGCTGCGGGATCCGGCCGGACCGCTCGGCGATCTACCGATCACCCGGGTCGTCGCGACCGGCGAGTCCCAATCGGCCGTCGCGCTGTGCAGTTACCACAACGGCATCCAGCCACTCACCGACCTGTTCGATGCATTCCTGATCCACAGCCGCGGCGGCGCAGTTGCCCCGCTCGGCGAACCCGGCCGGGCGCTGACGATCGACGAAGTCCTGGACGGGCCGCCGACCCGACTCCGCGACGACCTCACCGTGCCGACCGTGGTGGTGCAGACCGAGACCGACCTGTTCGGCCGGCTCGCGTATCTGCCTGCCCGGCAGGCCGACTCGACCTGGCTGCGAGTGTGGGAGATCGCCGGGACCGCGCACGCCGACAAGTTCCAGATCGGCGAGTTCGAACCGATCCTGGGATGTCCACGGCCGGTCAACCGCGGCCAGCAGGTGTTCGTGCTCCGGGCCGCGCTGCGGGCGCTGGACCGTTGGGTGAGCGACGGAACGGCAGCACCCTCGGCGCCGTGCCTGGATATCGCGACCGGAGACGGCGAGCCCGAGTTCGCCCGCGACGAGTGGGGCAACGTGACCGGCGGTGTCCGGACCCCGGCGGTCGACGTGCCCACCACCACCCTGTCCGGCCTGCCGGCGCCCGACGCCTCGCTGATCTGTTCCCTCTTCGGCAGCACCGAACCGATTGCCGCGCAACGGCTACGCGCCCGGTACGGCAGCGCGGACGCCTACCTCAGGCAGTACGCGGCCGCGACCGACGCGATGATCGCCGCCGGCTTCGCGCTCGTCGAGGATCGCGACGAACTGCTCGGGCAGGCCGAGCCGGCGGCGCTGGACGGGTAA
- a CDS encoding alpha/beta hydrolase, whose translation MRREAFAAMVLAFVVTFALQVLAGPSAGAATVVGVTDLTPTRTALFVQSPAMGQVVQVQVLHPAGGAPRPTYYLLDGLLPGDRESTWTNATDAVQFFADKNVNVVLPVGGPASYYTDWDRPDPQLGNYKWETFLTEELPPIIDAQFSGNGVNAIGGLSMGGNSAFILATRKPWLYRAVAGYSACPDTSLATPAILFSIASHGGDPQNMWGPVGGPQWSAHDPAANANQLRGKTIYLSTGTGLPGPHELELKPQLPENILAGGPVETGVFACVSSFDQRLRGLGIPARVVYRPSGTHSWSYYADDLHDSWPTIGPAIGA comes from the coding sequence ATGCGGCGAGAAGCCTTCGCGGCAATGGTCTTGGCATTCGTCGTGACGTTTGCCCTGCAGGTCCTCGCCGGACCGAGCGCCGGCGCGGCCACCGTTGTCGGCGTCACCGATCTGACCCCCACCCGCACAGCGCTTTTCGTGCAGTCGCCGGCAATGGGACAGGTCGTCCAGGTGCAGGTGTTGCACCCGGCGGGCGGCGCACCCCGCCCGACCTACTATCTGCTCGACGGACTGCTGCCCGGCGACCGGGAAAGCACCTGGACCAACGCGACCGACGCGGTGCAGTTCTTCGCCGACAAGAACGTGAACGTCGTCCTGCCGGTCGGCGGCCCGGCCAGCTACTACACCGACTGGGATCGCCCTGATCCGCAACTGGGCAACTACAAGTGGGAGACCTTCCTCACCGAGGAGTTGCCACCGATCATCGATGCCCAGTTCAGCGGCAACGGGGTGAACGCGATCGGCGGGCTGTCGATGGGGGGCAACAGCGCCTTCATCCTGGCCACCCGCAAGCCTTGGCTGTATCGGGCGGTCGCCGGCTACAGCGCCTGCCCGGACACCTCGTTGGCCACGCCGGCGATTCTGTTCTCCATCGCCAGCCACGGCGGTGATCCACAGAACATGTGGGGGCCGGTCGGCGGGCCGCAATGGTCTGCGCACGATCCGGCGGCGAACGCGAATCAACTGCGCGGCAAGACGATCTACCTGTCCACCGGCACCGGCCTCCCGGGCCCGCACGAGCTGGAGCTCAAACCGCAACTGCCGGAGAACATTCTGGCCGGTGGCCCGGTGGAGACCGGGGTGTTCGCCTGCGTCTCCTCGTTCGACCAGCGGTTGCGCGGGCTCGGCATTCCCGCGCGCGTGGTGTATCGACCGAGCGGCACGCACTCGTGGTCGTACTACGCCGACGACCTGCACGATTCGTGGCCGACCATCGGCCCCGCGATCGGCGCCTGA
- a CDS encoding DNA polymerase domain-containing protein, with product MATSAAEVQAGDRTVRVSSPDRIVYEATDRTPAVTKLQVAEFFVAVGDGLMRALRDRPTALERWPSGVRPGMRLATGPADRDAAAFYQKRMAKGAPDYVESVRVRFPSGRPADEVCPTEIAVPVWCAQMGTLTFHPWPVRRADTDHPDELRIDLDPQPGTSFGDAVRVAGRTRALLAELGITGYAKTSGNRGVHVYVRIRPEWSFEQVRHAAIGIGQELARRDPGVTVAWWKEERGSRVFVDFNQNNRDRTIASAYSLRPLPGAPVSTPVTWAELESLTDPRELNLFTVPDRVAAGDPWAGIDEVSHDLTPLLELWDGVEQSFPPDYPKMPGEPPRVQPSKKVDAHWDEHGNRIGD from the coding sequence GTGGCCACTTCCGCAGCCGAAGTTCAGGCAGGCGATCGGACTGTTCGGGTATCGAGCCCGGATCGGATCGTCTACGAGGCAACCGATCGGACCCCGGCGGTGACGAAGCTGCAGGTTGCCGAGTTCTTCGTCGCCGTCGGGGACGGGTTGATGCGCGCGTTGCGGGACCGGCCCACCGCGTTGGAGCGGTGGCCCTCAGGAGTGCGACCGGGCATGCGGTTGGCTACCGGACCCGCGGACCGTGACGCTGCGGCGTTCTATCAGAAGCGGATGGCCAAGGGTGCCCCGGACTACGTGGAGTCGGTGCGGGTGCGCTTCCCGTCGGGTCGACCGGCCGACGAGGTCTGTCCGACCGAGATCGCGGTACCGGTGTGGTGCGCGCAGATGGGCACGTTGACGTTCCACCCGTGGCCGGTGCGCCGGGCGGATACCGACCACCCCGACGAACTGCGGATCGATCTCGACCCGCAGCCGGGCACGTCGTTCGGCGACGCCGTCCGGGTGGCCGGCCGCACCCGGGCTCTGCTCGCCGAGCTCGGGATCACCGGCTACGCCAAGACCAGCGGTAACCGCGGCGTCCACGTGTACGTGCGAATTCGGCCGGAATGGTCGTTCGAGCAGGTGCGGCACGCGGCGATCGGGATCGGCCAGGAATTGGCCCGCCGCGACCCCGGGGTGACCGTTGCGTGGTGGAAGGAGGAGCGGGGCTCGCGAGTGTTCGTCGACTTCAACCAGAACAACCGGGACCGCACCATCGCCAGCGCCTATTCGTTGCGTCCGTTGCCCGGTGCGCCGGTGTCGACGCCGGTCACCTGGGCCGAACTCGAATCGTTGACCGACCCGCGCGAGCTCAACCTGTTCACCGTGCCGGATCGGGTCGCAGCCGGCGACCCGTGGGCCGGGATCGACGAGGTATCGCACGATCTCACCCCGCTGCTGGAGCTGTGGGATGGAGTGGAGCAGAGTTTCCCGCCGGACTACCCGAAGATGCCCGGCGAGCCGCCGCGGGTACAGCCGAGCAAGAAGGTCGACGCGCACTGGGACGAGCACGGTAACCGGATCGGCGATTGA
- a CDS encoding restriction endonuclease, which translates to MADSDSTVPFADLSAADLRVDCRYLAGRSGTAADDPLAKLLPVGNQGGFRYRGSPVEGTVRLVVLYTSGTEVDWPDLLDPQTGIFTYYGDNRKPGAALHETRRRGNLLLRDVFHLAHGSPADRSRVPPFLLFEKAFPGRSVRFRGLLAPGAATLTADDDLTAIWRSQSGLRFQNYRARFTVLDVDTVARSWLDELVGGKPTTGAPCPAVWRAWVASRSYQPLLAPSTTVIRSKPEQLPADPVGLGVLRTIHAYFADRPHDFEECAVAIWRLIAPATGRADVTRPSRDGGRDAIGEYLVGPPADRISLDFALEAKCYSESNGVGVKEMSRLISRLRHRQFGVFVTLSYFGRQVYEEVRADGHPIALICGRDVVTALRGHGLGDSASVSAWLTVQFPRTESAAQIDVAFPGRPIDLDVDADGGSVEAHAGGNVRDPGTVS; encoded by the coding sequence GTGGCGGATTCCGACTCGACGGTTCCGTTCGCCGACCTGTCGGCCGCCGACCTGCGCGTCGACTGCCGGTATCTGGCCGGTCGGTCGGGCACGGCAGCCGACGATCCGCTGGCGAAGTTGCTGCCGGTCGGTAACCAGGGCGGTTTCCGCTACCGCGGATCGCCCGTCGAAGGCACGGTCCGGCTGGTGGTGCTTTACACGAGCGGAACGGAGGTCGACTGGCCAGATCTGCTCGATCCGCAAACCGGCATCTTCACCTACTACGGCGACAATCGCAAACCCGGTGCCGCGCTGCACGAAACCCGGCGACGCGGGAATCTGTTGCTGCGCGACGTTTTCCACCTCGCTCACGGGAGCCCGGCAGACCGGTCCCGAGTTCCGCCGTTCTTGTTGTTCGAGAAGGCTTTTCCGGGTCGGTCGGTACGATTCCGCGGGTTGCTGGCACCCGGGGCGGCGACGCTCACCGCCGACGACGATTTGACGGCCATCTGGCGCAGCCAGTCGGGGTTGCGATTCCAGAACTATCGAGCTCGATTCACCGTGCTCGATGTGGATACCGTTGCCCGATCGTGGCTCGATGAGCTGGTCGGCGGCAAACCTACGACGGGCGCGCCATGCCCGGCGGTATGGCGTGCGTGGGTGGCGAGCCGGTCGTACCAGCCGCTGCTCGCACCGTCGACCACGGTAATCCGAAGCAAGCCGGAGCAACTGCCGGCAGATCCGGTCGGGCTCGGCGTCCTGCGCACAATCCACGCCTACTTCGCCGATCGGCCGCACGACTTCGAGGAATGCGCGGTCGCCATCTGGCGGTTGATCGCACCTGCGACCGGCCGAGCCGACGTGACCCGGCCCAGCCGTGACGGCGGCCGTGATGCCATCGGCGAGTACCTCGTCGGGCCGCCCGCCGACCGGATCTCGCTCGACTTCGCGCTGGAGGCGAAGTGCTACAGCGAGTCCAACGGCGTGGGGGTCAAAGAAATGAGCCGACTGATCTCACGTTTGCGGCACCGCCAGTTCGGCGTGTTCGTGACGTTGTCCTACTTCGGTCGGCAGGTCTACGAAGAAGTACGAGCCGACGGGCACCCGATCGCGCTGATCTGCGGCCGCGACGTGGTCACGGCGCTGCGTGGTCACGGATTGGGTGATTCCGCGTCGGTGTCGGCCTGGTTGACCGTGCAGTTTCCGCGCACAGAGTCGGCTGCGCAGATCGACGTCGCGTTCCCCGGCCGTCCGATCGATCTGGACGTCGATGCCGATGGTGGGAGCGTCGAGGCACACGCCGGCGGGAATGTCCGCGACCCGGGGACTGTTAGTTGA
- a CDS encoding purine-cytosine permease family protein: MTATKETLEDYTLRFAPRSYRTWSTRVVGISALGGIAYLADFAIGANIGISYGTTNALWGILIFAVVIFLTGFPVAYYSARYNIDLDLVTRGSGFGYYGSVVTNVIFATFTFIFFALEGSIMAQGLQLGLGIPVWLGYALSTVIIFPLVIYGMKVLSKLQVWTTPLWLVLMVAPFVYLVTSHPESVSQFFAYQGENGVQGFDLGSTLLAAGVCLSLIAQIAEQNDYLRFMPPKTPENARSWWTWMILAGPGWVVFGAIKQVVGLFLAVYLIANVADSAGIANQPVHQFLEIYENFLPGWLAMTLAVVLVVISQIKINVTNAYSGSLAWTNSFTRVTKHYPGRLVFLGLNLLIALILMEANMFDFLNTILGFYANCGMAWVVVVASDIAINKYLLKLSPKQPEFRRGMLYAFNPVGFGSMLLAAGISVLAFFGGLGDAIKPYSPLVAIGLGLVLPPIIAIATKGKYYLRRTDDGIDLPMHDEFGNPSGEHVRCEVCRHDYERPDMLSSPTGNGAVCSLCLSTDKTGVHVLPA, translated from the coding sequence ATGACCGCCACCAAGGAGACGCTGGAGGACTACACGCTGCGGTTCGCGCCACGCAGCTATCGCACATGGTCGACCCGCGTCGTGGGGATTTCGGCGCTCGGCGGTATCGCCTACCTCGCAGATTTCGCAATCGGCGCGAATATCGGCATTTCCTACGGCACCACGAACGCGCTCTGGGGAATTCTCATCTTCGCGGTCGTGATCTTCCTTACCGGTTTCCCGGTCGCCTATTATTCGGCACGCTACAACATCGACCTCGACCTGGTCACCCGCGGAAGCGGTTTCGGTTACTACGGTTCGGTGGTGACGAACGTCATCTTCGCCACGTTCACCTTCATCTTCTTCGCGCTCGAAGGTTCGATCATGGCGCAGGGGCTGCAGCTCGGACTGGGCATTCCGGTCTGGCTCGGCTATGCATTGTCAACCGTGATCATCTTCCCGCTGGTGATCTACGGCATGAAAGTCCTGTCGAAATTGCAGGTGTGGACCACGCCGCTCTGGCTGGTGCTGATGGTGGCGCCGTTCGTCTATCTGGTCACCAGCCATCCCGAATCGGTGAGCCAATTCTTCGCTTACCAGGGCGAAAACGGGGTGCAGGGCTTCGATCTCGGATCGACCCTGCTGGCCGCCGGGGTGTGCCTGTCGCTGATCGCCCAGATCGCCGAGCAGAACGACTATCTGCGCTTCATGCCGCCGAAAACGCCGGAAAACGCGCGTAGCTGGTGGACCTGGATGATTCTGGCCGGTCCCGGCTGGGTTGTGTTCGGCGCGATCAAGCAGGTGGTCGGCCTGTTCCTGGCCGTGTACCTGATCGCGAACGTCGCCGACAGCGCCGGCATCGCAAATCAGCCGGTGCATCAGTTCCTGGAGATCTACGAGAACTTCCTGCCCGGCTGGCTGGCGATGACCCTGGCCGTGGTCCTGGTGGTGATCAGCCAGATCAAAATCAACGTGACCAACGCCTACTCGGGATCGCTGGCCTGGACCAACTCGTTCACCCGGGTGACCAAGCACTACCCGGGCCGGCTGGTGTTCCTCGGGCTGAATCTCCTGATCGCGCTGATCTTGATGGAAGCCAACATGTTCGACTTCCTGAACACCATTCTCGGGTTCTACGCGAACTGCGGCATGGCCTGGGTGGTCGTCGTGGCGTCGGACATCGCGATCAACAAGTACCTGCTGAAGCTCTCGCCCAAGCAGCCCGAGTTCCGCCGCGGCATGCTGTACGCGTTCAACCCGGTCGGCTTCGGGTCGATGCTGCTCGCGGCCGGCATCTCCGTCCTCGCCTTCTTCGGTGGACTCGGCGACGCGATCAAGCCGTACTCGCCGCTGGTCGCGATCGGCCTCGGGCTGGTGCTGCCGCCGATCATCGCGATCGCCACGAAGGGCAAGTACTACCTGCGTCGCACCGACGACGGCATCGATCTGCCGATGCACGACGAGTTCGGCAACCCGTCCGGCGAGCACGTGCGATGCGAGGTTTGCCGGCACGATTACGAGCGGCCGGACATGCTGAGTTCGCCGACCGGAAACGGCGCAGTCTGCTCGTTGTGTCTGTCGACGGACAAGACCGGCGTGCACGTGCTACCCGCATGA
- a CDS encoding LLM class flavin-dependent oxidoreductase: MKHIGFLSFGHWTDSPHSQTRTAGDTLLQSIDLAVAAEELGADGAYFRVHHFARQLAAPFPLLAAIGARTSRIEIGTGVIDMRYENPLYMAEDAGAADLISGGRLQLGISRGSPEQVVDGYRYFGYRPENDDHAAMARRHTEVLLSVLDGEGFAEPNPRPMFPNPPGLLRVEPHSDGLRRRIWWGAGSRSTAEWAAEQGMNLMSSTLLTEDTGVPFHQLQAEQIERFRKAWAEAGHDWQPRVSVSRSIMPITTDEDRAYFGADSNSRDQVGWIDGGNARFGRSYAGEPDTLIAQLAEDEAIAAADTLLLTVPNQLGVDYNAHLIESVLRDVAPGLGWR; the protein is encoded by the coding sequence ATGAAGCATATCGGCTTTTTATCGTTCGGCCACTGGACCGACTCGCCGCATTCGCAAACCCGAACAGCTGGTGACACGCTGCTGCAATCGATCGATCTGGCGGTCGCCGCGGAGGAACTCGGCGCGGACGGGGCGTATTTCCGGGTGCACCATTTCGCCCGGCAGCTCGCCGCTCCGTTCCCGCTGCTGGCTGCGATCGGTGCGCGTACCTCGCGGATCGAGATCGGTACCGGGGTGATCGACATGCGGTACGAGAACCCGCTCTACATGGCGGAGGACGCCGGTGCGGCGGACTTGATCTCCGGGGGCCGGCTGCAGCTGGGCATCTCGCGGGGTTCGCCGGAGCAGGTCGTCGACGGTTACCGCTACTTCGGTTATCGCCCGGAGAACGACGATCATGCGGCGATGGCCCGCCGGCACACCGAGGTGCTGCTCAGCGTCCTCGACGGCGAAGGGTTCGCCGAGCCGAATCCGCGGCCGATGTTCCCCAACCCGCCCGGTCTGCTACGGGTCGAGCCGCATTCCGACGGTTTGCGGCGCCGGATCTGGTGGGGCGCGGGTAGCCGGTCCACCGCCGAGTGGGCTGCGGAGCAGGGCATGAATCTGATGAGCTCGACATTGCTGACCGAAGACACCGGCGTGCCGTTTCACCAGCTTCAGGCCGAGCAGATCGAGCGGTTCCGTAAGGCGTGGGCCGAGGCCGGGCACGACTGGCAGCCGCGGGTGTCGGTGAGCCGCAGCATCATGCCGATCACCACCGATGAGGATCGGGCCTACTTCGGTGCGGATTCGAACAGTCGGGACCAGGTCGGGTGGATCGACGGCGGCAACGCCCGATTCGGCCGGTCCTACGCCGGCGAGCCGGACACCTTGATCGCCCAGCTCGCCGAGGACGAGGCGATCGCCGCCGCGGACACGTTGCTGCTCACCGTGCCCAACCAGCTGGGCGTCGATTACAACGCCCACCTGATCGAATCGGTGCTGCGCGATGTGGCCCCGGGGCTGGGTTGGCGCTGA
- a CDS encoding short-chain dehydrogenase/reductase yields the protein MDIGQLNPLGRRSYAVAGKVALITGAAQGIGAALATRLHERGAAVVLVDVAADAVADTAAAVGARTLPLAADVTDRAAMRAVVEQTVQRFGRLDVVVANAGVTPRPATLRTMDPADFDRVIGINLTGVFNTVHPALDQVVLHRGHVVVVSSCAAFAPGMGGSTYMMSKAAVEQLGRALRVELAGSGASAGVAYFGIVQTAMTRDMLDEDELGRELNELLPWPLNVRITADEAAATIADGIARRAARTIAPSGWEPYALLRGAANVVLDNRLAGDPRVAGLISDLETHR from the coding sequence ATGGACATCGGGCAACTCAATCCGCTCGGTCGCCGATCCTATGCCGTCGCCGGCAAGGTGGCGTTGATCACCGGTGCGGCGCAGGGCATCGGGGCCGCCCTGGCGACCCGGCTGCACGAGCGCGGCGCCGCGGTGGTGCTGGTCGACGTCGCCGCGGATGCGGTGGCCGACACCGCCGCCGCGGTGGGCGCGCGAACGCTACCGCTCGCCGCCGACGTCACCGATCGGGCAGCCATGCGCGCTGTGGTCGAACAGACGGTGCAGCGGTTCGGCCGGCTCGACGTCGTCGTGGCCAACGCCGGGGTCACCCCCCGGCCGGCCACGCTGCGCACGATGGACCCGGCCGATTTCGACCGGGTGATCGGGATCAACCTGACCGGCGTGTTCAACACCGTGCACCCGGCCCTGGACCAGGTGGTACTGCACAGGGGACACGTGGTGGTGGTGTCGTCCTGCGCCGCCTTCGCGCCGGGAATGGGCGGCTCGACGTACATGATGAGCAAGGCCGCGGTCGAGCAGTTGGGCCGCGCCCTGCGGGTGGAGCTGGCCGGTTCCGGCGCCAGCGCGGGGGTGGCGTATTTCGGCATCGTGCAGACTGCGATGACCCGCGACATGCTCGACGAGGACGAGCTCGGCCGGGAGCTGAACGAGCTGCTGCCCTGGCCGCTGAATGTCCGGATCACCGCCGACGAGGCCGCTGCCACGATCGCCGACGGCATCGCGCGGCGCGCCGCCCGGACGATCGCGCCGTCGGGTTGGGAGCCGTACGCGCTGCTCCGCGGCGCCGCGAACGTGGTGTTGGACAATCGCTTGGCCGGCGATCCCCGGGTTGCGGGACTGATCAGCGATCTGGAAACACATCGGTAG
- a CDS encoding DNA polymerase III subunit delta', whose protein sequence is MAGVFERLVGQGPVVAELTAAAVAARRGSAAGPAMTHSWLFTGPPGSGRSVAAVCFAAALQCTDPEIAGCGRCRACRTTMAGTHADVRRIVPEGLSIGVHDMRATVQIAARRPSTGRWQVLVIEDADRLTEGAGNALLKMVEEPAERTVILLCAPSIDPEDISVTLRSRCRHVHLVAPSAAAVAEVLVSRDGLDAESARWAASVAGGHVGRARRLATDPEARERRQRALALADAVARPGAAYEAAEELVRAADAEAKEVNVDRDAREKGELETALGAGGTGKGAAGVMRGTVGAVRELERRQKSRATRTGRDALDRALIDVAGLYRDALARSFGADVPMTHPDMTEKIAALADRSTPDGLLRGIEAVLACREAIALNVKPRFAMAAMVAALVAAETTG, encoded by the coding sequence GTGGCGGGAGTGTTCGAACGATTGGTCGGTCAAGGCCCGGTCGTCGCCGAGTTGACGGCTGCTGCGGTTGCTGCTCGCCGGGGCAGCGCGGCCGGTCCGGCGATGACCCATTCGTGGCTGTTCACCGGCCCGCCGGGGTCCGGGCGTTCGGTGGCTGCCGTGTGCTTCGCGGCGGCGTTGCAGTGCACGGACCCGGAGATCGCCGGCTGCGGTCGTTGCCGGGCATGTCGGACCACGATGGCGGGAACGCACGCCGACGTGCGGCGGATAGTTCCGGAGGGGTTGAGCATCGGCGTGCACGATATGCGCGCGACCGTGCAGATCGCAGCGCGACGTCCCAGCACCGGACGCTGGCAGGTGCTGGTGATCGAGGATGCCGATCGGCTCACCGAGGGCGCCGGAAACGCTCTGCTCAAGATGGTTGAGGAGCCGGCCGAGCGGACGGTGATCTTGCTCTGCGCGCCGTCGATCGACCCGGAGGACATCTCGGTGACCCTACGGTCGCGTTGCCGGCACGTTCATCTGGTCGCGCCGTCGGCGGCGGCGGTCGCGGAAGTCCTGGTCTCCCGGGACGGTTTGGATGCCGAGTCGGCCCGCTGGGCGGCGTCGGTCGCCGGCGGCCACGTCGGCCGGGCCCGTCGGTTGGCGACCGATCCCGAGGCTCGGGAGCGTCGGCAACGTGCGCTTGCCCTGGCCGATGCCGTCGCCCGTCCCGGAGCGGCCTACGAAGCGGCCGAAGAGTTGGTCCGGGCGGCGGACGCGGAGGCGAAAGAAGTCAACGTCGACCGAGACGCTCGGGAAAAAGGCGAACTGGAGACCGCTCTCGGAGCCGGTGGGACCGGAAAGGGCGCTGCCGGGGTGATGCGTGGAACGGTGGGCGCAGTTCGCGAGCTGGAGCGGCGGCAGAAGTCCCGGGCAACCCGTACCGGCCGAGATGCATTGGACCGCGCGTTGATCGACGTCGCCGGACTTTATCGCGACGCGCTGGCCCGGTCGTTCGGCGCCGACGTACCGATGACCCACCCGGACATGACGGAAAAGATTGCTGCCCTGGCTGATCGCAGCACACCTGACGGTCTGCTACGTGGAATCGAAGCGGTGCTGGCGTGCCGAGAAGCGATAGCGCTCAACGTCAAACCGCGGTTCGCAATGGCGGCAATGGTGGCTGCGCTGGTCGCCGCCGAGACGACCGGGTAA